A window of the Lactuca sativa cultivar Salinas chromosome 7, Lsat_Salinas_v11, whole genome shotgun sequence genome harbors these coding sequences:
- the LOC111900516 gene encoding uncharacterized protein LOC111900516 isoform X2 yields the protein MINEVWTTSKWKRLSQSGKNNRNKLEDGPVSKYTGGSISIRQHKKRMQAMLKRPPTGVELYARLHTKRSTQEHITPQAAKVKEAYESAMVAKFGDDTSCHPLLDNETWCDVSGGVKKGRIYGFGSVSDPASFLEGTSSTITSQEVVYERVRNELCGEMDAKAAEMEAKHQQMREEMDAKAAAIDAKQQQIDAKYEAMEKMYAALQNMMGN from the exons ATGATCAATGAAGTGTGGACCACATCCAAATGGAAACGTTTATCCCAATCAGGGAAAAATAACAGAAATAAATTAGAAGATGGCCCTGTTTCCAAATATACCGGGGGTTCTATATCTATTCGTCAACATAAGAAAAGAATG CAAGCAATGCTTAAACGCCCTCCTACAGGAGTTGAACTTTATGCAAGGTTGCACACTAAACGGTCTACTCAAGAGCACATTACACCACAGGCAGCTAAAGTTAAG GAGGCTTATGAAAGTGCTATGGTGGCTAAGTTTGGTGATGATACTAGTTGCCACCCCCTCTTGGATAATGAAACATGGTGtgatgtttccggaggagttaagAAAGGAAGAATATATGGATTCGGATCTGTGTCTGATCCAGCGAGCTTTTTGGAAGGAACATCTAGTACAATAacatcccaagag GTTGTCTATGAACGTGTACGAAACGAGTTGTGTGGCGAAATGGATGCTAAAGCTGCAGAAATGGAAGCTAAACATCAACAAATGCGTGAGGAAATGGATGCCAAAGCTGCAGCAATAGATGCCAAACAACAACAAATTGATGCAAAATATGAAGCAATGGAGAAGATGTATGCAGCCTTGCAAAATATGATGGGTAATTGA